A stretch of the Cellulomonas sp. WB94 genome encodes the following:
- the rdgB gene encoding RdgB/HAM1 family non-canonical purine NTP pyrophosphatase, with protein sequence MSASAPRLVLATHNPHKVGELRAILAPLLPGLDPVDLVGARDLGAPEPVEDGLTFAANALLKARALAAFTGLPALADDSGLCVDVLGGAPGIFSARWAGRHGDDVANLDLLLAQLEDIAPEHRGARFTCAAALVTPDGTEHVEIGHLVGRLALAARGTGGFGYDPVLIPEGETRTCAELTPAEKNAISHRGQAFRALAPAIAVALGG encoded by the coding sequence GTGAGCGCGAGCGCTCCTCGGCTCGTCCTCGCCACGCACAACCCGCACAAGGTCGGCGAGCTGCGGGCGATCCTCGCCCCCCTGCTGCCCGGCCTCGACCCCGTGGACCTCGTGGGCGCGCGCGACCTGGGCGCACCGGAACCCGTCGAGGACGGGCTGACGTTCGCCGCGAACGCGCTGCTCAAGGCGCGTGCCCTCGCGGCGTTCACCGGCCTGCCTGCACTCGCTGACGACTCGGGCCTCTGCGTCGACGTGCTGGGCGGCGCGCCCGGCATCTTCTCGGCACGCTGGGCCGGCCGGCACGGCGACGACGTCGCGAACCTCGACCTGCTGCTCGCGCAGCTCGAGGACATCGCCCCTGAGCACCGCGGAGCCCGGTTCACCTGCGCCGCGGCCCTCGTCACGCCGGACGGCACCGAGCACGTCGAGATCGGTCACCTCGTGGGCCGTCTCGCGCTCGCGGCACGCGGCACCGGCGGGTTCGGCTACGACCCGGTGCTGATCCCGGAGGGCGAGACGCGCACGTGCGCGGAGCTCACCCCGGCCGAGAAGAACGCGATCAGCCACCGCGGTCAGGCGTTCCGCGCACT
- the rph gene encoding ribonuclease PH: protein MTSSTTALRADGRRPDELRPVTITRRFLDAGEGSVLVEFGGTKVLCVASFTEGVPRWRKGSGEGWVTAEYAMLPRATSTRSDRESVRGKVGGRTHEISRLIGRSLRAIIDVSALGENTIVLDCDVLQADGGTRTAAITGAYVALADAVAWGVEKGAINARRTVLRDSVAAVSVGIIDGVPMLDLPYVEDVRAQTDMNVVVTGAGTFVEVQGTAEHAPFDRRELDVLLDLAVAGTAELNRIQLAALAAPASDGSATRGLTLPVGASGTGA from the coding sequence ATGACGTCTTCCACCACGGCCCTGCGGGCCGACGGCCGCCGCCCCGACGAGCTGCGCCCGGTCACCATCACCCGCCGCTTCCTCGACGCCGGCGAGGGCAGCGTCCTCGTCGAGTTCGGCGGCACGAAGGTGCTGTGCGTCGCCTCCTTCACCGAGGGTGTGCCGCGCTGGCGCAAGGGCTCCGGTGAGGGATGGGTGACCGCCGAGTACGCGATGCTCCCGCGGGCGACCTCGACCCGCTCGGACCGCGAGTCGGTGCGCGGGAAGGTCGGCGGCCGCACCCACGAGATCTCCCGGCTCATCGGCCGCTCGCTGCGCGCGATCATCGACGTCTCGGCGCTCGGTGAGAACACGATCGTGCTCGACTGCGACGTCCTGCAGGCCGACGGCGGGACCCGTACCGCGGCAATCACGGGCGCCTACGTCGCGCTCGCGGACGCCGTCGCGTGGGGCGTCGAGAAGGGCGCCATCAACGCCCGGCGCACCGTGCTGCGTGACTCGGTCGCCGCCGTGAGCGTCGGCATCATCGACGGCGTCCCGATGCTCGACCTGCCGTACGTCGAGGACGTCCGCGCCCAGACCGACATGAACGTCGTCGTCACCGGCGCGGGCACGTTCGTCGAGGTCCAGGGCACCGCGGAGCACGCCCCGTTCGACCGGCGCGAGCTCGACGTCCTGCTCGACCTGGCGGTCGCGGGCACCGCAGAGCTCAACCGCATCCAGCTCGCGGCGCTCGCGGCACCGGCGTCGGACGGCAGCGCGACCCGCGGCCTGACGCTCCCGGTCGGTGCGTCCGGGACCGGCGCGTGA